A part of Escherichia marmotae genomic DNA contains:
- the ppiB gene encoding peptidylprolyl isomerase B — MVTFHTNHGDIVIKTFDDKAPETVKNFLDYCREGFYNNTIFHRVINGFMIQGGGFEPGMKQKATKEPIKNEANNGLKNTRGTLAMARTQAPHSATAQFFINVVDNDFLNFSGESLQGWGYCVFAEVVEGMDVVDKIKGVATGRSGMHQDVPKEDVIIESVTVSE; from the coding sequence ATGGTTACTTTCCACACCAATCACGGCGATATTGTCATCAAAACTTTTGACGATAAAGCACCTGAAACAGTTAAAAACTTCCTGGACTACTGCCGCGAAGGTTTTTATAACAACACCATTTTCCACCGTGTTATCAACGGCTTTATGATTCAGGGCGGCGGTTTTGAACCGGGCATGAAGCAAAAAGCCACCAAAGAGCCAATCAAAAACGAAGCCAACAACGGTCTGAAAAACACCCGTGGTACGCTGGCAATGGCTCGTACTCAGGCTCCGCACTCTGCAACTGCCCAGTTCTTCATCAACGTGGTTGATAACGACTTCCTGAACTTCTCCGGCGAGAGCCTGCAAGGTTGGGGTTACTGCGTATTTGCCGAAGTGGTTGAAGGCATGGACGTAGTCGACAAAATCAAAGGTGTCGCAACCGGTCGTAGCGGTATGCACCAGGACGTGCCAAAAGAAGACGTTATCATTGAAAGCGTGACCGTTAGCGAGTAA
- the cysS gene encoding cysteine--tRNA ligase, producing the protein MLKIFNTLTRQKEEFKPIHAGEVGMYVCGITVYDLCHIGHGRTFVAFDVVARYLRFLGYKLKYVRNITDIDDKIIKRANENGESFVALVDRMIAEMHKDFDALNILRPDMEPRATHHIAEIIELTEQLIAKGHAYVADNGDVMFDVPTDPTYGVLSRQDLDQLQAGARVDVVDDKRNPMDFVLWKMSKEGEPSWPSPWGAGRPGWHIECSAMNCKQLGNHFDIHGGGSDLMFPHHENEIAQSTCAHDGQYVNYWMHSGMVMVDREKMSKSLGNFFTVRDVLKYYDAETVRYFLMSGHYRSQLNYSEENLKQARAALERLYTALRGTDKTVSPAGGEAFEARFIEAMNDDFNTPEAYSVLFDMAREVNRLKAEDMAAANAMASHLRKLSAVLGLLEQEPEAFLQSGAQADDSEVAEIEALIQQRLDARKAKDWAAADAARDRLNEMGIVLEDGPQGTTWRRK; encoded by the coding sequence ATGCTAAAAATCTTCAATACTCTGACACGCCAAAAAGAGGAATTTAAGCCTATTCACGCCGGGGAAGTCGGCATGTACGTGTGTGGAATCACCGTTTACGATCTCTGTCATATTGGTCATGGGCGTACTTTTGTCGCCTTTGACGTGGTTGCGCGTTACCTGCGTTTCCTCGGCTATAAGCTGAAGTATGTGCGCAACATTACCGATATCGACGACAAAATCATCAAACGCGCCAATGAAAACGGCGAAAGCTTTGTGGCACTGGTGGATCGCATGATCGCTGAAATGCACAAAGATTTCGATGCTTTGAATATCCTGCGCCCGGACATGGAGCCGCGTGCAACGCACCATATCGCAGAAATTATTGAACTCACTGAACAACTGATTGCTAAAGGTCACGCCTATGTGGCGGACAACGGCGACGTGATGTTCGACGTACCGACCGATCCAACTTACGGCGTGCTCTCGCGTCAGGATCTCGACCAGTTGCAGGCAGGCGCGCGCGTTGACGTGGTCGATGACAAACGCAACCCGATGGACTTCGTGCTGTGGAAGATGTCGAAAGAGGGCGAACCGAGCTGGCCTTCTCCGTGGGGCGCGGGTCGTCCTGGCTGGCACATTGAATGTTCGGCAATGAACTGCAAACAGTTGGGTAATCACTTTGATATCCACGGCGGCGGTTCTGACCTGATGTTCCCGCACCACGAGAACGAAATTGCCCAGTCCACCTGTGCGCACGATGGTCAATACGTCAACTACTGGATGCACTCCGGCATGGTGATGGTTGACCGCGAGAAGATGTCCAAATCGCTGGGTAACTTCTTCACCGTGCGCGATGTGCTGAAATACTACGACGCCGAAACCGTGCGTTACTTCCTGATGTCGGGTCACTATCGCAGCCAGTTGAACTACAGTGAAGAGAACCTGAAACAGGCGCGTGCGGCGCTGGAACGTCTCTACACTGCGCTGCGTGGCACAGACAAAACCGTTTCTCCTGCGGGTGGCGAAGCGTTTGAAGCGCGCTTTATCGAGGCGATGAATGACGACTTCAACACGCCGGAAGCCTATTCCGTGTTGTTTGATATGGCGCGTGAAGTGAACCGTCTGAAAGCAGAAGATATGGCAGCGGCGAACGCAATGGCGTCTCACCTGCGTAAACTCTCTGCCGTGCTGGGTCTGCTGGAGCAAGAACCGGAGGCGTTCCTGCAAAGCGGCGCACAGGCAGACGACAGCGAAGTGGCTGAGATTGAAGCGTTAATTCAACAGCGTCTGGATGCTCGTAAAGCCAAAGACTGGGCGGCAGCGGATGCGGCGCGTGATCGTCTTAACGAGATGGGGATCGTGCTGGAAGATGGTCCGCAAGGAACCACCTGGCGTCGTAAGTAA